The DNA region GATATCCCATGTTCGGCATCGCGCTTTCGCCTGCCAACAAGGATCGTGATCTGGGCGACATGAAAGGGCGGAGCCTGGCCCTGTCCAAATCCACGGTCATGGAGTTTCTGGCTGACAAGATGGAGGACCACCTGGGCGTGAACCGGGGCCATTTCTCCCAGGTGGAAATCAAGAAGATGCCCATCCGGCTCCAGATGCTCATGACCGATCAGGTGGACAGTGCGCTCCTGCCCGAGCCGCTGCTTTCCCTGGCCCGACTCAAGGGGGGAGGGCTTTTGGCCACGGCAGAGGATCTTGATCTGCCCCTGACCGTGCTTTGTCTTCACGAGAACTATTTCAAGAACGATGGCGATGCGTACAGGCGGTTTATCGCCGCCTACAGGGAGGCGGTGCAGCGCTTGTCCGACGCCCCGGAGGATTATCGTCAGCTCATGGCCGAGACCTGCCGGATTCCCAAGCCCCTGGTATCCGAATT from Pseudodesulfovibrio sp. S3 includes:
- a CDS encoding ABC transporter substrate-binding protein; this encodes MKKILFAVVVTLIFSVSAHAESHAVRFGILPVIDTLPLQVAVKDGLFAKHGLDVELVGFMSALERDTAMQTGRIDGYFGDLIATYMLIHQGVPMRIALTSWRTTPGYPMFGIALSPANKDRDLGDMKGRSLALSKSTVMEFLADKMEDHLGVNRGHFSQVEIKKMPIRLQMLMTDQVDSALLPEPLLSLARLKGGGLLATAEDLDLPLTVLCLHENYFKNDGDAYRRFIAAYREAVQRLSDAPEDYRQLMAETCRIPKPLVSEFPVYPFPAPALPTTAELDEVQAWMLEKGLLKTKVAHETALSPIIP